TTGCCATTTGAAAAGCAGTTTGCTCTTCACTGTTTAGAATGGGAGAAATATCTCTTGTTTATACAGAATATTTTTTTGTGTCTTTGAGCAATTTAACTGTAGGATTTCTTTCCTGCTTACAACCACGATTCTTATGCAAAAATAGATAGGAGGAAATACAGTGTTTTATCACAGCAATAAACAAGAAGCTTTCCAAGCTGCCCAAAATAACATGCGTGAAACGCAGACATTATATGAAGATATTGTAAAGGATTCTGCAAGCTACGGTCATCAGCTGAAGCATCTGAAACAAGAAATTAACGAAACATATGAACAAATCGAAAATGCTTTAGAAACTGCGTCTGAACATCAGCGCAAACAGCTAGAGACATTCCAGCAAGATTTAAAAACGATTGTCAGTGAGGTAAATGATCTTTCGTAACTTTAATAGTTGCACCTTTTCTTTTGGAAAGGGTGCTTTTTTAATTAGGTCATAAGTAGCGCTTATTATAAATGATAACTTTCTTATTATTTACTTATCAAAGCTACTGTATTAAAATGAATGAGGAAATAAAAGACTAAAAAGATAGAAAGTACGAAATATTCGACTATTTTTCTATTTTTGGTATATGATTACATGGAGGGGGTAATACATATGGCAAAAGATACTTACAATGCACGTAAATCATTCGAGGTTGATGGGAAGCGTTATCATTATTATCAATTGGATGCATTGGAAAAAGCGGGAATCGGCAATGTTTCCAAATTGCCGTACTCTATCAAAGTTCTATTGGAATCTGTATTAAGACAAATGGATGGTTTTGTCATTAAAGACGAACATGTGGAAAACCTTGCAAAATGGGGAACAGATGAACTGAAAGAAATTGATGTGCCATTTAAGCCTTCAAGGGTTATCCTACAGGACTTCACAGGAGTTCCTGCAGTTGTTGACTTGGCTTCTTTAAGAAAAGCCATGGCTGATCTTGGCGGAGATCCAAGCAAAATTAACCCGGAAAAACCGGTCGATCTTGTTATTGACCACAGTGTGCAGGTTGACAAATATGGTACGCCAGATGCGTTGACTGCAAATATGGATCTTGAGTTTGAACGAAACGCAGAGCGTTACCAATTTTTGAGCTGGGCTCAAAAAGCTTTTGATAATTATCGTGCCGTTCCGCCTGCTACAGGAATCGTACACCAAGTAAATTTAGAATATTTAGCAAATGTTGTGCAAGTAGTCGAAAATGAAGATGGAGAGTTAGAAACTTTCCCTGATACATTAGTAGGAACAGACTCACATACGACGATGATCAACGGAATCGGCGTACTTGGATGGGGTGTCGGCGGTATCGAGGCAGAGGCTGGCATGCTTGGACAACCATCATATTTCCCAGTTCCAGAAGTTGTGGGTGTGAAGCTTATTGGTGATATGCCTAACGGTTCAACAGCAACAGACCTTGCTTTAAAAGTTACACAAGTGTTGAGAGGTGAAGGGGTAGTAGGCAAGTTCGTTGAATTCTTCGGACCTGGTATCTCCCAATTGCCGCTAGCTGACCGTGCGACAATCGCTAACATGGCTCCAGAATACGGAGCAACTTGCGGATTCTTCCCAGTTGATGAGGAATCATTGGCTTATATGAGATTAACAGGCAGATCAGAAGAGCAAATCAAAGTGGTAGAAGAATATTCTAAACTTAATGGACTGTTCTTTGATCCTAGTATTGAGCCAGTTTATACAAAAGTAATTGAAATTAATCTTTCAGATATTGAAGCAAACCTGTCTGGACCAAAACGTCCGCAAGACTTGATTCCATTATCGCAGCTGCAAAAAGCATTTGTTGATTCTGTGACTGCACCTGAAGGAAATCAAGGCTTCGGCTTGAAGAAAGATGAGTTTGATAAATCAGTAGATATCAAGTTTGCTAACGGGGACTCAACGACAATGAGGACAGGTTCTGTTGCAATCGCTGCTATCACTAGCTGTACAAATACATCCAACCCGTATGTGCTTGTTGGTGCTGGCCTTGTTGCCAAAAAAGCAGTGGAACTTGGCATGGAAGTGCCTAAATTCGTTAAAACTTCTTTGGCGCCAGGTTCAAAAGTAGTAACTGGTTATTTAAGAGATTCCGGCTTGCTGCCATACTTGGAACAAATCGGCTTTAACCTTGTTGGTTACGGCTGTACGACTTGTATCGGAAACTCTGGTCCATTGCGTGATGAAATCGAAATGGCAGTTGCTGATTCTGATTTGCTTGTTACTAGTGTGCTTTCCGGTAACAGAAACTTTGAAGGTCGTATTCATCCGCTTGTAAAAGCAAACTACTTGGCATCACCGCCGTTAGTTGTGGCTTATGCACTTGCGGGAACTGTTGATATTGACCTGCAAAACGAGTCAATCGGCAAAGATAAGGATGGCAACGATGTATTCTTCAAGGATATTTGGCCATCAACTGAAGAGGTTAATGAAGTGGTAAACCGCACTGTAACTCCTGAACTGTTTAAGAAGGAGTATGAGCGTGTGTTCGACGACAACGAGCGCTGGAATGAAATTCAGACTAGCAGCGATTCATTATACACATTCGATGATTCAAGCACTTATATTCAAAACCCTCCATTCTTTGAAGGGCTGAAGCCTGATCCTGAGAAGGTACTTCCGATTAAAGGGCTTAAAATTGTCGGCAAGTTTGGCGACTCTGTTACAACAGACCATATTTCACCAGCCGGAGCAATCGGTGTCAACACTCCTGCAGGTAAATATTTAAAAGCAAACGGAGTAGAGGTTCGCGATTTCAACTCTTACGGTTCTCGCCGCGGTAACCACGAGGTCATGATGAGAGGAACATTTGCGAATATCCGTATCCGTAATCAGATTGCTCCTGGTACAGAGGGCGGGTTTACGACATACTGGCCGACAGGTGAAGTGACATCCATTTATGATGCTTGTATGCAATATAAACAAGATGGAACTGGCCTAATGGTTCTTGCCGGCAAAGATTATGGCATGGGATCTTCTCGTGACTGGGCAGCAAAAGGTACGAATCTCCTTGGAATTAAAACAGTTCTTGCTGAAAGCTTTGAGAGAATCCACCGCTCTAACCTTGTGTTAATGGGTGTGCTTCCATTGCAATTCAAGGATGGAGACAGCGCAGAGTCTCTTGGTTTAACAGGTAAAGAGACGTTTAACATATATGTCGATGAAACAGTTAAACCTCGTGATTTCATTGAAGTTACTGCGACAGATGAGGATGGAAACAAGAAGACATTTGAAGTGCTTGTACGCTTTGATTCTGAAGTAGAGATAGACTACTACCGTCACGGTGGAATCTTACCGATGGTGCTTCGAGATAAATTGAAGAACTAATGATAGAAAGAGACTAATGAGTGACTAATGACTCATTAGTCTCTTTTTCTTTTAGTGGGCGTACATTCTGCTAGGTAATTAAGGAAAAGTTTGCTACTATAGATATGTAGGAAATTACCATGAAGGAGTGATTGGAATGGCGTTGACATTCGGAAAATTATTAGAAGAAGCAAGAAGCAATGTGAAAGGCATCTCATCAATTGAAGCAAAAAAACAAATGGAAGACAAACCTAATACATATGTAATTGATGTGCAGGATGCTGAGGATGCAGGAGCTTGCGGTTTAATTCCAAGCAGTGTAAACATTTCACTAGGCATGCTGCCGATTCGTGCTGATTTGGAGCTTCCTGAAGAGCTTCGCAATCCAGAATTAGCTGATCGCAACAGACCGATTCTAGTAACATGCGGTTTAGGCGGACAAGCTGCTCTTGGCGCTTATTTGCTTAAACAAATGGGATTTGCTGATGTAGCTTTCATTGAAGGCGGAACAACAGCTTGGAAACAAGAAGGCTACGAAACAGTTTAATACCGAAGGAAAAGAGGAGCGCTAAATGGTCGCTCCTCTTTATATTTTAATAGCCAAGCTCTTTATTAACCAAATTAAGTAGCTCTTTGCCTTCTTTAAATCTAGTGACATTCTCTAAAAATATATCCATATAACGATCCATGCTTTTCGGAGAATAATAGGCATTATGGGGAGATATTATGACATTCTCCAATGCCCAGAAGGGGGACTCGCTTGGTAACGGCTCCACCTCAAATACATCAAGAGCAGCACCTTTAATTCGCTGAGCTGTTAA
This DNA window, taken from Niallia sp. Man26, encodes the following:
- the acnA gene encoding aconitate hydratase AcnA → MAKDTYNARKSFEVDGKRYHYYQLDALEKAGIGNVSKLPYSIKVLLESVLRQMDGFVIKDEHVENLAKWGTDELKEIDVPFKPSRVILQDFTGVPAVVDLASLRKAMADLGGDPSKINPEKPVDLVIDHSVQVDKYGTPDALTANMDLEFERNAERYQFLSWAQKAFDNYRAVPPATGIVHQVNLEYLANVVQVVENEDGELETFPDTLVGTDSHTTMINGIGVLGWGVGGIEAEAGMLGQPSYFPVPEVVGVKLIGDMPNGSTATDLALKVTQVLRGEGVVGKFVEFFGPGISQLPLADRATIANMAPEYGATCGFFPVDEESLAYMRLTGRSEEQIKVVEEYSKLNGLFFDPSIEPVYTKVIEINLSDIEANLSGPKRPQDLIPLSQLQKAFVDSVTAPEGNQGFGLKKDEFDKSVDIKFANGDSTTMRTGSVAIAAITSCTNTSNPYVLVGAGLVAKKAVELGMEVPKFVKTSLAPGSKVVTGYLRDSGLLPYLEQIGFNLVGYGCTTCIGNSGPLRDEIEMAVADSDLLVTSVLSGNRNFEGRIHPLVKANYLASPPLVVAYALAGTVDIDLQNESIGKDKDGNDVFFKDIWPSTEEVNEVVNRTVTPELFKKEYERVFDDNERWNEIQTSSDSLYTFDDSSTYIQNPPFFEGLKPDPEKVLPIKGLKIVGKFGDSVTTDHISPAGAIGVNTPAGKYLKANGVEVRDFNSYGSRRGNHEVMMRGTFANIRIRNQIAPGTEGGFTTYWPTGEVTSIYDACMQYKQDGTGLMVLAGKDYGMGSSRDWAAKGTNLLGIKTVLAESFERIHRSNLVLMGVLPLQFKDGDSAESLGLTGKETFNIYVDETVKPRDFIEVTATDEDGNKKTFEVLVRFDSEVEIDYYRHGGILPMVLRDKLKN
- a CDS encoding rhodanese-like domain-containing protein gives rise to the protein MALTFGKLLEEARSNVKGISSIEAKKQMEDKPNTYVIDVQDAEDAGACGLIPSSVNISLGMLPIRADLELPEELRNPELADRNRPILVTCGLGGQAALGAYLLKQMGFADVAFIEGGTTAWKQEGYETV